One window of the Pyrus communis chromosome 17, drPyrComm1.1, whole genome shotgun sequence genome contains the following:
- the LOC137723575 gene encoding receptor-like protein 7, with protein MKTLQSFVLLFFFIICDNITTGVYSQCVKDQQLSLLHLKKNLTFDDADDSVGQSPVLSKFISWNSSTDCCSWVGVTCGTNGRVVSLDISSQYISGGIDSSSSLFDLQHLQSLNLANNYFVDGSLIPSAIGKLTNLRYLNLSNNVYFGKIPIEISRLTRLEVLDISQRYNNGRRKPLESPKFSMLFQNLTELTELYLDGVDISVEKTHWCQAISSSLPNLKVLSLSRTNLSGPIDQSLAKLQSLSVIQLGGFGNNISGPIPGFFSNFSNLTVLNLDGNNISAPVPRFFANFSKLTTLSLCHCGLRGAVPKQIFQVPTLQTLDLSLNPELHGSLPEFPKNGSLQSLILRETSFSGFLHDSIGNLNMLSTLDLSKCNFTGSIPKSIGNLTKLVGLGVSSNTFNGPISSIHWENLINLVHLHLDSNQLVGSIPSSLFSLPLLPDLVLYHNNFSGQLPEIFNVSSSLVTFIDLSFNNLEGPVPVSIFNFQGLETLTLSSNNFSAFPFNGPYQLPNLTSIDLSHNSLLVLYKGGNSSYSSFPQIIDFSLASNKLRTFPVFLRNQTNLRSLDLSDNQVQGQLPNWIWNFDSLEYLNVSCNSLVTLEAPFLNSTSHVTELDLHSNQLKGPISIVPPYAHYLDYSDNHFSSSIPISICNASDLLTLDLSNNSLSGEIPQCLATMSTLRILNVRKNNIAGIITIPEKCDSLETLDLSQNQIKGQLPKSLARCRRLRFLNLEENQLTDTFPCLLKNISTLSVLALRSNNFYGGIGCPVQKTNGTWPVLQIIDLAYNNFNGEVPGFSLTSWQAMKDNKDIGFPSTVSVFQGENLHGGGGEFFYEHAITITSKGLKSDLAKILTILTLIDFSCNNFSGPIPKEMGDLKSLYLLNLSSNAFIGEIPSSFGNMQQLESLDLSQNKLSGQIPQQLAKLNFLAFLNLSNNQLIGKIPAGTQISTFPRDSFTGNKGLWGPPLTVDNKAGLSPPPTLNRSHPNSTNEIDWGLISIEIGFAFGFAVAVGSLVFFKRWSKWYYKTMYKILVKIFPQLEERINPHRRRIHINQRWRR; from the coding sequence ATGAAAACTTTACAATCTTTCGTCCTCCtattcttcttcattatctGTGATAATATCACAACTGGAGTCTACAGCCAGTGCGTCAAAGACCAGCAACTTTCATTGCTCCATTTGAAGAAAAACCTCACGTTTGATGATGCTGATGACTCAGTGGGACAGTCTCCGGTTTTGTCCAAGTTTATATCGTGGAATTCAAGTACCGACTGTTGTTCTTGGGTCGGTGTTACTTGCGGTACCAACGGGCGTGTTGTTAGTCTTGACATTAGCAGCCAATACATTTCGGGTGGCATTGACAGCTCCAGCAGTCTCTTCGATCTTCAGCATCTTCAAAGCCTCAACTTGGCCAATAACTATTTTGTCGACGGCTCTCTCATTCCATCTGCAATTGGAAAGCTGACAAACTTGAGGTATCTAAATTTATCAAATAATGTTTATTTCGGGAAAATTCCCATTGAGATTTCACGCTTGACAAGGTTGGAGGTTCTTGATATTTCTCAACGTTACAATAACGGGCGCCGCAAACCACTTGAAAGCCCGAAGTTCAGCATGCTTTTCCAGAACCTCACGGAGCTTACAGAGCTTTATCTTGACGGTGTAGATATATCAGTAGAGAAGACTCACTGGTGCCAAGCGATATCATCTTCACTGCCAAACCTAAAGGTGTTGAGCTTGTCTCGAACTAATCTTTCGGGTCCTATCGATCAATCCCTCGCTAAGCTTCAATCTCTATCCGTGATTCAATTGGGTGGTTTTGGCAACAACATCTCCGGTCCAATTCCAGGATTCTTTTCCAACTTTTCAAACCTAACGGTGTTGAACTTGGACGGAAACAATATCTCTGCTCCAGTTCCAAGATTCTTTGCCAATTTTTCAAAGTTGACTACCTTGAGTCTATGTCATTGTGGTTTACGTGGAGCAGTTCCGAAGCAGATTTTTCAGGTACCTACTCTACAAACTCTTGACCTCTCCCTTAATCCTGAACTTCATGGTTCTTTGCCAGAATTTCCCAAGAATGGATCTCTTCAATCCTTGATTTTAAGAGAGACAAGCTTTTCAGGGTTCTTGCATGACTCTATTGGCAACCTCAACATGTTGTCCACACTAGACCTTTCCAAATGCAATTTCACTGGATCAATCCCAAAGTCAATCGGGAACCTAACTAAATTGGTTGGTTTGGGTGTGTCATCAAACACATTTAATGGTCCAATTAGTTCTATTCATTGGGAAAACCTTATTAATTTGGTACATCTCCATTTGGACAGCAATCAACTGGTGGGGAGTATTCCGTCATCTCTGTTTTCTCTTCCCTTGTTGCCGGACTTAGTACTTTACCATAATAATTTCTCTGGGCAACTTCCTGAAATTTTTAACGTCTCTTCTAGTTTAGTTACTTTCATTGATTTGAGTTTCAACAATTTAGAAGGACCAGTACCGGTGTCTATCTTTAATTTTCAAGGGCTTGAAACCCTCACTCTTTCTTCAAATAATTTTAGTGCCTTTCCTTTTAATGGTCCTTATCAGCTGCCAAATCTTACGAGCATTGATCTTTCACACAATAGCTTGCTGGTTTTATACAAGGGCGGCAATTCCTCATACTCTTCATTTCCTCAAATTATTGATTTCAGTTTGGCTTCTAACAAGTTGAGAACATTCCCAGTTTTCTTGAGAAATCAAACTAATTTACGAAGTTTGGACCTTTCGGATAACCAAGTTCAAGGCCAACTACCCAATTGGATTTGGAATTTTGATTCTCTTGAATACCTAAATGTTTCATGTAACTCTTTAGTAACTCTAGAAGCTCCTTTCCTCAACTCCACATCTCATGTAACTGAGCTTGACCTTCATTCGAACCAGCTTAAGGGGCCAATTTCAATTGTCCCACCGTATGCCCATTATCTGGATTACTCAGACAATCATTTCAGTTCTAGTATTCCAATCTCAATATGCAATGCAAGTGATCTTCTCACTCTTGATTTGTCCAATAATTCTCTGAGTGGCGAGATTCCCCAATGCTTGGCTACAATGAGTACACTCAGGATACTTAATGTGAGGAAAAACAACATTGCTGGAATTATTACTATTCCTGAAAAATGTGACTCATTAGAAACTCTAGACCTCAgccaaaatcaaatcaaaggtCAGTTACCAAAGTCTCTAGCCAGGTGCAGAAGGTTAAGATTTTTAAACCTTGAAGAGAATCAGTTAACAGACACCTTCCCATGCTTGTTGAAGAACATCTCCACCTTGAGCGTTCTTGCTTTGCGGTCCAACAATTTTTATGGAGGCATTGGATGTCCAGTACAGAAGACCAATGGCACCTGGCCCGTTCTTCAAATCATAGACTTAGCATACAACAATTTCAATGGTGAAGTACCGGGATTCTCTCTGACATCATGGCAAGCAATGAAAGATAACAAAGATATTGGTTTCCCGTCAACAGTTAGTGTTTTTCAAGGTGAAAACCTTCATGGAGGAGGGGGTGAATTTTTTTATGAGCATGCTATAACGATTACAAGCAAAGGTTTAAAGAGTGATCTGGCAAAGATTCTTACTATCTTGACCTTGATTGACTTCTCATGCAACAATTTCAGTGGACCAATACCCAAGGAAATGGGAGATTTGAAATCACTATATTTGCTCAACTTGTCGAGTAACGCTTTCATAGGTGAAATCCCATCATCATTTGGTAACATGCAACAACTCGAGTCTTTGGACCTGTCACAAAACAAGCTGAGTGGGCAAATCCCACAACAACTGGCAAAGCTTAATTTCCTTGCATTCTTGAATCTTTCAAATAATCAACTTATCGGCAAGATCCCAGCTGGTACTCAAATTTCAACATTTCCAAGAGACTCATTTACAGGGAACAAAGGATTATGGGGGCCTCCGTTGACAGTAGATAACAAGGCAGGACTGTCACCACCACCAACATTGAACAGAAGCCATCCAAATTCTACAAATGAGATTGATTGGGGTCTTATTAGTATCGAAATTGGATTTGCATTTGGCTTTGCAGTTGCTGTTGGGTCACTTGTGTTCTTCAAGAGATGGAGTAAATGGTATTACAAGACTATGTATAAAATCCTTGTGAAGATATTCCCTCAACTTGAAGAAAGAATTAATCCTCATCGAAGACGTATTCACATAAATCAGAGGTGGAGACGTTGA